The following are encoded together in the Lactuca sativa cultivar Salinas chromosome 1, Lsat_Salinas_v11, whole genome shotgun sequence genome:
- the LOC111896950 gene encoding fanconi-associated nuclease 1 homolog isoform X3, giving the protein MHLVVDACLTRGTKRKLSQQTLLQFNFSPRSKVQACLTKSDDTKSNIISDVKDITELIEVDTEETDSIIYESSSSSDNASLVNIDGSAEISVNDDTVNYGGIVNSPSLVSEIEASENESGDLDDDISGKILATFIVGRKFGEEGELHTETSITFCRDPENIKDPNAIKVLSGESECNKVLGYIPRELAEHLSKLMDTFGLTFEGRIMSVPEHSHAAVPIQIWCQEKTPYSEIEGEKVKLYKSLCQQVLATVRLSEESPPGMMKYQQNFCLLLQEVLRTTPHVFTHDEKTLLENFLLLSNDSQKLFIRLYTRKGPWFRMSNISYAEILDHQSAVKELSAGGYVCSTETTSELHKDDFERILNLLNVGELREMLSLIKKKHSQSPRKQDSISALLSAYEEKSRLLLKKMVLEKTGSCIRISPAADLLIWRVERLFFCNGEQDLSAFLLVDLGIVKYPTYNCVITDQIFSNRNDLLSYEEALEVAQIMDESLEENNSSMVLKCIAISDSHISIQTSKNSSAPFQCFSASWVYSKVVLLGVSFLESERRYNDAINLLKRLLLNFRNDRRRGYWTLRLSTDLEHLGRVNESLSVAETGLDDPWVRAGSKISLQRRVLRLGKPPRRWKVPSFSDSIKRKIPEVHVEGRPLNCKTGTKSRFYGEDGEQCGVEELALQYYAGEEGGYWKGVHSESGIWLTVFGILMWDAIFADVANVFLTRFQTSPLDLETDYFYESRKNIIESLLVKIQQGMGEEMLITSWELHFGTACRCVNWNRHSLTELRAVVSCIGGGCLASICRHLAQDYRSWSSGMPDLLLWRFHSDYSGEAKLVEVKGPRDRVSEQQRAWLLFFMDSGFNAEVCRVNPPVANKVFV; this is encoded by the exons ATGCATCTGGTTGTAGATGCATGTTTAACAAGAGGGACCAAACGAAAATTAAGCCAGCAGACACTTCTCCAGTTCAACTTCTCTCCCAGATCAAAGGTCCAAGCTTGCCTGACCAAATCGGATGATACAAAGTCCAACATTATCAGTGATGTTAAAGATATAACAGAATTAATTGAGGTTGATACTGAGGAAACCGACAGTATCATATATGAGTCATCTTCAAGTTCAGACAATGCTTCACTTGTTAATATAGATGGTTCAGCCGAAATCTCAGTGAATGATGACACTGTAAATTATGGTGGAATAGTCAATTCTCCTTCATTGGTTTCTGAGATTGAGGCCTCTGAAAATGAGAGTGGTGACTTGGATGATGACATATCTGGGAAGATTCTTGCAACCTTCATTGTTGGCAGAAAGTTTGGTGAAGAAGGGGAATTACATACAGAAACAAGTATTACCTTCTGTAGAGATCCTGAAAATATTAAGGACCCTAATGCCATTAAG GTTCTTTCTGGAGAATCTGAATGCAATAAAGTGCTTGGTTATATACCTCGAGAGCTAGCTGAACATTTGTCAAAACTAATGGACACATTTGGCTTGACCTTTGAG GGTCGTATCATGTCTGTTCCTGAACACTCTCATGCTGCTGTtccaattcagatttggtgtcaAGAAAAGACTCCTTATAGTGAAATAGAAGGCGAAAAAGTTAAACTCTATAAGTCATTATGTCAACAAGTTTTAGCCACTGTCAGATTAAGTGAGGAATCCCCTCCTGGCATGATGAAGTACCAACAAAACTTTTGCCTGTTGCTACAAGAGGTTTTGAGGACAACTCCTCATGTTTTCACACATGATGAAAAGACCCTTTTAG AAAATTTCCTTTTGCTTTCTAATGATAGCCAAAAGCTCTTTATTCGTCTTTATACACGAAAAG GTCCATGGTTTCGGATGTCTAATATATCTTATGCTGAAATATTGGATCACCAATCAGCAGTGAAGGAACTCTCTG CAGGAGGTTATGTTTGTTCCACTGAAACCACAAGTGAATTACATAAAGATGATTTTGAAAGAATCTTGAATCTTCTCAATGTTGGTGAACTACGGGAAATGTTAtctttgattaaaaag AAACACAGTCAAAGTCCACGCAAACAGGATTCTATTTCTGCACTTCTTTCTGCATATGAAGAGAAATCAAG GTTATTGTTAAAGAAAATGGTCTTGGAGAAAACAGGATCTTGCATACGTATTTCTCCAGCTGCTGATTTGCTAATTTGGCGTGTTGAG AGGCTTTTCTTCTGTAATGGGGAACAAGATCTGTCAGCATTTTTACTTGTGGATTTGGGAATTGTCAAGTATCCAACTTACAATTGTGTAATCACTGACCAGATTTTTTCTAACCGAAATGATCTATTATCTTATGAAGAG GCACTTGAAGTTGCACAAATCATGGATGAATCTCTTGAAGAAAATAACTCATCAATGGTCTTAAAATGTATTGCAATATCTGATTCACATATATCCATTCAAACCTCCAAAAATTCATCTGCACCTTTTCAATGCTTTTCTGCTTCATGGGTTTACTCCAAGGTGGTTTTATTAGGTGTTTCTTTTCTTGAGTCTGAACGTAG GTACAATGATGCAATTAATTTGCTGAAACGCCTGCTACTTAACTTTCGTAATGATAGAAGAAGAGGGTATTGGACATTGAGACTTTCCACTGATTTGGAGCATCTGGGTCGGGTCAACGAGAGCCTATCCGTTGCTGAAACCGGGTTGGATGACCCATGGGTTCGGGCCGGGTCAAAAATATCATTACAAAGACGGGTGCTCCGGTTAGGAAAACCACCAAGAAGATGGAAAGTTCCAAGCTTTTCAGACTCCATCAAACGGAAGATTCCAGAGGTCCATGTTGAAGGCAGGCCATTAAATTGTAAAACCGGAACAAAAAGCCGGTTTTATGGAGAAGATGGAGAACAATGTGGGGTAGAGGAGCTTGCTTTACAGTATTACGCAGGAGAAGAAGGTGGTTATTGGAAAGGAGTTCATTCAGAAAGTGGGATTTGGCTAACTGTTTTCGGGATTCTTATGTGGGATGCCATCTTTGCTGACGTGGCCAATGTCTTTCTCACCAGATTTCAAACATCACCTTTAGATTTGGAAACGGACTATTTTTATGAATCAAGGAAAAACATTATAGAATCTTTACTAGTAAAAATCCAACAAGGAATGGGTGAAGAGATGTTGATAACTTCATGGGAATTACATTTCGGGACAGCCTGTCGTTGCGTTAACTGGAACAGACACTCGTTGACTGAGCTTCGAGCGGTTGTGTCATGCATTGGTGGCGGTTGTCTGGCGTCCATCTGTCGCCACCTGGCGCAGGATTACCGGAGTTGGTCTAGTGGCATGCCGGATTTGTTACTCTGGCGATTCCATTCCGATTATAGCGGTGAGGCTAAGCTTGTTGAAGTTAAAGGGCCGAGAGATCGGGTTTCTGAACAGCAGCGCGCTTGGCTTTTGTTTTTTATGGATTCCGGTTTCAATGCTGAGGTTTGTAGGGTCAATCCTCCGGTTGCCAATAAAGTTTTCGTATGA
- the LOC111896956 gene encoding protein WHAT'S THIS FACTOR 1, chloroplastic, protein IFLCFERTISVFFYYYVLIKVFVVRFVFFLVSTSFSQKDAKFIWFLLVTTEPSAILRIIISWVEELQKISKFEQGFSSSYHLILHNLNMELSLSHALSYTHDKSPISLKSDFLPSHSFWNRNHNKIQKPQNLSFTITASIKHVRDPSLDYHVVKQNKIRFVQKLKTLLLSKPKHYMPLHILGKCRSYLSLSKPRSLLSMIHRYPTIFELFTIPLPSTPLNATKTLPQLCVRLTPSASSLAIQESNLKTAMSDSLANKLQKLLMLSSHQRLLLSKLVHIAPDLGLPSNFRSRLCNQYPEKFKTVDTSYGRALELVSCDIDLVNPLPIPEVKPLGLIVDRPLKFNRLRLRKGRNVKRHQEQFLIKFREIKDVCPYRTKVGEFPKESLKAEKRGCDVVREVLGMMVEKRTLVDHLTHFRKEFGLPNKLRGMLLRHPELFYVSLKGDRDSVFLVEGYDDEGKLLKKDELLMMKDLLMDLVREGKRMRRERRNEVKNDFSYGNREINGDYESVDEIDDDDDDVVDSLDDLFDDDDDDADVDDDDDDEDEGGEFWSNKFVSVVGSEEKCLEPW, encoded by the exons ATATTTTTGTGTTTCGAAAGAACAATatctgtttttttttattattatgttttaataaAAGTGTTTGTAGTCCGATTTGTTTTCTTTCTCGTCTCTACATCTTTTTCCCAAAAAGATGCTAAATTTATCTGGTTTCTCTTGGTAACTACTGAACCATCTGCGATTTTGCGAATTATTATCAGTTGGGTGGAAGAATTACAGAAAATCTCAAAGTTCGAACAGGGGTTTTCAAGCTCTTATCACCT GATTTTACATAACTTAAATATGGAATTATCTCTATCGCATGCTTTATCATATACGCATGATAAATCCCCGATTTCTCTCAAATCAGATTTCCTCCCTTCTCATTCTTTCTGGAACAGAAACCATAACAAGATACAGAAACCACAAAACCTATCTTTTACAATCACTGCATCCATCAAACATGTTCGTGACCCATCACTCGACTACCATGTAGTAAAGCAAAACAAGATCCGATTTGTTCAAAAGCTCAAAACTTTACTCCTTTCAAAACCAAAACACTACATGCCACTTCACATCCTAGGCAAATGTCGATCCTACCTATCTCTCTCAAAACCCCGATCCCTTCTCTCCATGATCCATCGTTACCCCACCATTTTCGAACTCTTCACTATCCCTTTACCTTCAACACCATTAAACGCCACAAAAACACTCCCACAACTCTGTGTACGTCTCACTCCATCTGCATCTTCTCTTGCAATTCAAGAATCTAACCTCAAAACTGCCATGTCAGACTCTTTAGCCAACAAACTTCAGAAACTTCTCATGCTCTCTTCTCAtcaaagactacttctatcaAAATTAGTCCACATTGCCCCTGATCTTGGCCTCCCTTCTAACTTCCGTTCTAGACTCTGTAATCAATACcctgaaaagtttaaaactgtTGACACGTCATATGGGCGTGCACTTGAGCTTGTGTCATGTGACATTGACCTGGTCAACCCTCTACCGATTCCTGAAGTCAAACCTCTTGGGTTGATTGTAGATAGACCTTTGAAGTTTAATCGATTGAGACTACGAAAAGGGCGTAATGTGAAAAGACATCAAGAACAGTTTTTGATTAAGTTTAGGGAGATAAAAGACGTGTGTCCTTATCGAACAAAAGTTGGAGAGTTTCCAAAAGAATCTTTGAAAGCAGAGAAGAGAGGTTGTGATGTGGTGAGGGAGGTGTTAGGTATGATGGTTGAGAAGCGGACTTTAGTTGACCATTTGACTCATTTTAGGAAAGAGTTTGGGTTGCCAAATAAGTTGAGGGGTATGTTGTTGAGGCACCCCGAGCTTTTTTATGTGAGTTTGAAGGGGGATAGGGATTCGGTTTTTCTTGTGGAAGGGTATGATGATGAGGGTAAACTTTTGAAAAAAGATGAGTTGTTGATGATGAAAGATTTGTTAATGGATTTGGTTAGGGAagggaaaaggatgaggagagaGAGAAGGAATGAGGTTAAGAATGATTTTAGTTATGGAAATAGAGAAATCAATGGAGATTATGAGAGTGTTGATGagattgatgatgatgatgatgatgttgtggATAGTTTGGATGACTtatttgatgatgatgatgatgacgctgatgttgatgatgatgatgatgatgaagatgagggAGGAGAATTTTGGTCTAACAAGTTTGTTTCTGTAGTTGGAAGTGAAGAAAAATGTTTAGAGCCTTGGTGA
- the LOC111896950 gene encoding fanconi-associated nuclease 1 homolog isoform X1 codes for MKIRSKSNSNRTMLTGHESLIRLIGKRRRFLPNRQSLLSDPIQLSSSLVKVENEAEDLSEERNDNLAGTSGSDKVTCPVCGNKVRGEEYMINSHLDACLTRGTKRKLSQQTLLQFNFSPRSKVQACLTKSDDTKSNIISDVKDITELIEVDTEETDSIIYESSSSSDNASLVNIDGSAEISVNDDTVNYGGIVNSPSLVSEIEASENESGDLDDDISGKILATFIVGRKFGEEGELHTETSITFCRDPENIKDPNAIKVLSGESECNKVLGYIPRELAEHLSKLMDTFGLTFEGRIMSVPEHSHAAVPIQIWCQEKTPYSEIEGEKVKLYKSLCQQVLATVRLSEESPPGMMKYQQNFCLLLQEVLRTTPHVFTHDEKTLLENFLLLSNDSQKLFIRLYTRKGPWFRMSNISYAEILDHQSAVKELSAGGYVCSTETTSELHKDDFERILNLLNVGELREMLSLIKKKHSQSPRKQDSISALLSAYEEKSRLLLKKMVLEKTGSCIRISPAADLLIWRVERLFFCNGEQDLSAFLLVDLGIVKYPTYNCVITDQIFSNRNDLLSYEEALEVAQIMDESLEENNSSMVLKCIAISDSHISIQTSKNSSAPFQCFSASWVYSKVVLLGVSFLESERRYNDAINLLKRLLLNFRNDRRRGYWTLRLSTDLEHLGRVNESLSVAETGLDDPWVRAGSKISLQRRVLRLGKPPRRWKVPSFSDSIKRKIPEVHVEGRPLNCKTGTKSRFYGEDGEQCGVEELALQYYAGEEGGYWKGVHSESGIWLTVFGILMWDAIFADVANVFLTRFQTSPLDLETDYFYESRKNIIESLLVKIQQGMGEEMLITSWELHFGTACRCVNWNRHSLTELRAVVSCIGGGCLASICRHLAQDYRSWSSGMPDLLLWRFHSDYSGEAKLVEVKGPRDRVSEQQRAWLLFFMDSGFNAEVCRVNPPVANKVFV; via the exons AtgaaaattaggtcaaagtcaaatAGTAATCGAACGATGCTTACCGGACATGAAAGTTTGATCAGATTAATCGGCAAGCGCCGACGATTCCTCCCAAATCGTCAATCTCTTCTGTCAGACCCCATTCAG TTATCTTCGAGTCTCGTGAAAGTTGAAAATGAAGCAGAAGATTTGTCAGAGGAACGCAATGATAATTTGGCGGGGACTTCGGGTTCCGATAAGGTTACATGTCCGGTTTGCGGGAATAAGGTTCGAGGAGAAGAGTACATgatcaactctcatttag ATGCATGTTTAACAAGAGGGACCAAACGAAAATTAAGCCAGCAGACACTTCTCCAGTTCAACTTCTCTCCCAGATCAAAGGTCCAAGCTTGCCTGACCAAATCGGATGATACAAAGTCCAACATTATCAGTGATGTTAAAGATATAACAGAATTAATTGAGGTTGATACTGAGGAAACCGACAGTATCATATATGAGTCATCTTCAAGTTCAGACAATGCTTCACTTGTTAATATAGATGGTTCAGCCGAAATCTCAGTGAATGATGACACTGTAAATTATGGTGGAATAGTCAATTCTCCTTCATTGGTTTCTGAGATTGAGGCCTCTGAAAATGAGAGTGGTGACTTGGATGATGACATATCTGGGAAGATTCTTGCAACCTTCATTGTTGGCAGAAAGTTTGGTGAAGAAGGGGAATTACATACAGAAACAAGTATTACCTTCTGTAGAGATCCTGAAAATATTAAGGACCCTAATGCCATTAAG GTTCTTTCTGGAGAATCTGAATGCAATAAAGTGCTTGGTTATATACCTCGAGAGCTAGCTGAACATTTGTCAAAACTAATGGACACATTTGGCTTGACCTTTGAG GGTCGTATCATGTCTGTTCCTGAACACTCTCATGCTGCTGTtccaattcagatttggtgtcaAGAAAAGACTCCTTATAGTGAAATAGAAGGCGAAAAAGTTAAACTCTATAAGTCATTATGTCAACAAGTTTTAGCCACTGTCAGATTAAGTGAGGAATCCCCTCCTGGCATGATGAAGTACCAACAAAACTTTTGCCTGTTGCTACAAGAGGTTTTGAGGACAACTCCTCATGTTTTCACACATGATGAAAAGACCCTTTTAG AAAATTTCCTTTTGCTTTCTAATGATAGCCAAAAGCTCTTTATTCGTCTTTATACACGAAAAG GTCCATGGTTTCGGATGTCTAATATATCTTATGCTGAAATATTGGATCACCAATCAGCAGTGAAGGAACTCTCTG CAGGAGGTTATGTTTGTTCCACTGAAACCACAAGTGAATTACATAAAGATGATTTTGAAAGAATCTTGAATCTTCTCAATGTTGGTGAACTACGGGAAATGTTAtctttgattaaaaag AAACACAGTCAAAGTCCACGCAAACAGGATTCTATTTCTGCACTTCTTTCTGCATATGAAGAGAAATCAAG GTTATTGTTAAAGAAAATGGTCTTGGAGAAAACAGGATCTTGCATACGTATTTCTCCAGCTGCTGATTTGCTAATTTGGCGTGTTGAG AGGCTTTTCTTCTGTAATGGGGAACAAGATCTGTCAGCATTTTTACTTGTGGATTTGGGAATTGTCAAGTATCCAACTTACAATTGTGTAATCACTGACCAGATTTTTTCTAACCGAAATGATCTATTATCTTATGAAGAG GCACTTGAAGTTGCACAAATCATGGATGAATCTCTTGAAGAAAATAACTCATCAATGGTCTTAAAATGTATTGCAATATCTGATTCACATATATCCATTCAAACCTCCAAAAATTCATCTGCACCTTTTCAATGCTTTTCTGCTTCATGGGTTTACTCCAAGGTGGTTTTATTAGGTGTTTCTTTTCTTGAGTCTGAACGTAG GTACAATGATGCAATTAATTTGCTGAAACGCCTGCTACTTAACTTTCGTAATGATAGAAGAAGAGGGTATTGGACATTGAGACTTTCCACTGATTTGGAGCATCTGGGTCGGGTCAACGAGAGCCTATCCGTTGCTGAAACCGGGTTGGATGACCCATGGGTTCGGGCCGGGTCAAAAATATCATTACAAAGACGGGTGCTCCGGTTAGGAAAACCACCAAGAAGATGGAAAGTTCCAAGCTTTTCAGACTCCATCAAACGGAAGATTCCAGAGGTCCATGTTGAAGGCAGGCCATTAAATTGTAAAACCGGAACAAAAAGCCGGTTTTATGGAGAAGATGGAGAACAATGTGGGGTAGAGGAGCTTGCTTTACAGTATTACGCAGGAGAAGAAGGTGGTTATTGGAAAGGAGTTCATTCAGAAAGTGGGATTTGGCTAACTGTTTTCGGGATTCTTATGTGGGATGCCATCTTTGCTGACGTGGCCAATGTCTTTCTCACCAGATTTCAAACATCACCTTTAGATTTGGAAACGGACTATTTTTATGAATCAAGGAAAAACATTATAGAATCTTTACTAGTAAAAATCCAACAAGGAATGGGTGAAGAGATGTTGATAACTTCATGGGAATTACATTTCGGGACAGCCTGTCGTTGCGTTAACTGGAACAGACACTCGTTGACTGAGCTTCGAGCGGTTGTGTCATGCATTGGTGGCGGTTGTCTGGCGTCCATCTGTCGCCACCTGGCGCAGGATTACCGGAGTTGGTCTAGTGGCATGCCGGATTTGTTACTCTGGCGATTCCATTCCGATTATAGCGGTGAGGCTAAGCTTGTTGAAGTTAAAGGGCCGAGAGATCGGGTTTCTGAACAGCAGCGCGCTTGGCTTTTGTTTTTTATGGATTCCGGTTTCAATGCTGAGGTTTGTAGGGTCAATCCTCCGGTTGCCAATAAAGTTTTCGTATGA
- the LOC111896950 gene encoding fanconi-associated nuclease 1 homolog isoform X2, whose protein sequence is MKIRSKSNSNRTMLTGHESLIRLIGKRRRFLPNRQSLLSDPIQLSSSLVKVENEAEDLSEERNDNLAGTSGSDKVTCPVCGNKVRGEEYMINSHLDACLTRGTKRKLSQQTLLQFNFSPRSKVQACLTKSDDTKSNIISDVKDITELIEVDTEETDSIIYESSSSSDNASLVNIDGSAEISVNDDTVNYGGIVNSPSLVSEIEASENESGDLDDDISGKILATFIVGRKFGEEGELHTETSITFCRDPENIKDPNAIKVLSGESECNKVLGYIPRELAEHLSKLMDTFGLTFEGRIMSVPEHSHAAVPIQIWCQEKTPYSEIEGEKVKLYKSLCQQVLATVRLSEESPPGMMKYQQNFCLLLQEVLRTTPHVFTHDEKTLLENFLLLSNDSQKLFIRLYTRKGPWFRMSNISYAEILDHQSAVKELSGGYVCSTETTSELHKDDFERILNLLNVGELREMLSLIKKKHSQSPRKQDSISALLSAYEEKSRLLLKKMVLEKTGSCIRISPAADLLIWRVERLFFCNGEQDLSAFLLVDLGIVKYPTYNCVITDQIFSNRNDLLSYEEALEVAQIMDESLEENNSSMVLKCIAISDSHISIQTSKNSSAPFQCFSASWVYSKVVLLGVSFLESERRYNDAINLLKRLLLNFRNDRRRGYWTLRLSTDLEHLGRVNESLSVAETGLDDPWVRAGSKISLQRRVLRLGKPPRRWKVPSFSDSIKRKIPEVHVEGRPLNCKTGTKSRFYGEDGEQCGVEELALQYYAGEEGGYWKGVHSESGIWLTVFGILMWDAIFADVANVFLTRFQTSPLDLETDYFYESRKNIIESLLVKIQQGMGEEMLITSWELHFGTACRCVNWNRHSLTELRAVVSCIGGGCLASICRHLAQDYRSWSSGMPDLLLWRFHSDYSGEAKLVEVKGPRDRVSEQQRAWLLFFMDSGFNAEVCRVNPPVANKVFV, encoded by the exons AtgaaaattaggtcaaagtcaaatAGTAATCGAACGATGCTTACCGGACATGAAAGTTTGATCAGATTAATCGGCAAGCGCCGACGATTCCTCCCAAATCGTCAATCTCTTCTGTCAGACCCCATTCAG TTATCTTCGAGTCTCGTGAAAGTTGAAAATGAAGCAGAAGATTTGTCAGAGGAACGCAATGATAATTTGGCGGGGACTTCGGGTTCCGATAAGGTTACATGTCCGGTTTGCGGGAATAAGGTTCGAGGAGAAGAGTACATgatcaactctcatttag ATGCATGTTTAACAAGAGGGACCAAACGAAAATTAAGCCAGCAGACACTTCTCCAGTTCAACTTCTCTCCCAGATCAAAGGTCCAAGCTTGCCTGACCAAATCGGATGATACAAAGTCCAACATTATCAGTGATGTTAAAGATATAACAGAATTAATTGAGGTTGATACTGAGGAAACCGACAGTATCATATATGAGTCATCTTCAAGTTCAGACAATGCTTCACTTGTTAATATAGATGGTTCAGCCGAAATCTCAGTGAATGATGACACTGTAAATTATGGTGGAATAGTCAATTCTCCTTCATTGGTTTCTGAGATTGAGGCCTCTGAAAATGAGAGTGGTGACTTGGATGATGACATATCTGGGAAGATTCTTGCAACCTTCATTGTTGGCAGAAAGTTTGGTGAAGAAGGGGAATTACATACAGAAACAAGTATTACCTTCTGTAGAGATCCTGAAAATATTAAGGACCCTAATGCCATTAAG GTTCTTTCTGGAGAATCTGAATGCAATAAAGTGCTTGGTTATATACCTCGAGAGCTAGCTGAACATTTGTCAAAACTAATGGACACATTTGGCTTGACCTTTGAG GGTCGTATCATGTCTGTTCCTGAACACTCTCATGCTGCTGTtccaattcagatttggtgtcaAGAAAAGACTCCTTATAGTGAAATAGAAGGCGAAAAAGTTAAACTCTATAAGTCATTATGTCAACAAGTTTTAGCCACTGTCAGATTAAGTGAGGAATCCCCTCCTGGCATGATGAAGTACCAACAAAACTTTTGCCTGTTGCTACAAGAGGTTTTGAGGACAACTCCTCATGTTTTCACACATGATGAAAAGACCCTTTTAG AAAATTTCCTTTTGCTTTCTAATGATAGCCAAAAGCTCTTTATTCGTCTTTATACACGAAAAG GTCCATGGTTTCGGATGTCTAATATATCTTATGCTGAAATATTGGATCACCAATCAGCAGTGAAGGAACTCTCTG GAGGTTATGTTTGTTCCACTGAAACCACAAGTGAATTACATAAAGATGATTTTGAAAGAATCTTGAATCTTCTCAATGTTGGTGAACTACGGGAAATGTTAtctttgattaaaaag AAACACAGTCAAAGTCCACGCAAACAGGATTCTATTTCTGCACTTCTTTCTGCATATGAAGAGAAATCAAG GTTATTGTTAAAGAAAATGGTCTTGGAGAAAACAGGATCTTGCATACGTATTTCTCCAGCTGCTGATTTGCTAATTTGGCGTGTTGAG AGGCTTTTCTTCTGTAATGGGGAACAAGATCTGTCAGCATTTTTACTTGTGGATTTGGGAATTGTCAAGTATCCAACTTACAATTGTGTAATCACTGACCAGATTTTTTCTAACCGAAATGATCTATTATCTTATGAAGAG GCACTTGAAGTTGCACAAATCATGGATGAATCTCTTGAAGAAAATAACTCATCAATGGTCTTAAAATGTATTGCAATATCTGATTCACATATATCCATTCAAACCTCCAAAAATTCATCTGCACCTTTTCAATGCTTTTCTGCTTCATGGGTTTACTCCAAGGTGGTTTTATTAGGTGTTTCTTTTCTTGAGTCTGAACGTAG GTACAATGATGCAATTAATTTGCTGAAACGCCTGCTACTTAACTTTCGTAATGATAGAAGAAGAGGGTATTGGACATTGAGACTTTCCACTGATTTGGAGCATCTGGGTCGGGTCAACGAGAGCCTATCCGTTGCTGAAACCGGGTTGGATGACCCATGGGTTCGGGCCGGGTCAAAAATATCATTACAAAGACGGGTGCTCCGGTTAGGAAAACCACCAAGAAGATGGAAAGTTCCAAGCTTTTCAGACTCCATCAAACGGAAGATTCCAGAGGTCCATGTTGAAGGCAGGCCATTAAATTGTAAAACCGGAACAAAAAGCCGGTTTTATGGAGAAGATGGAGAACAATGTGGGGTAGAGGAGCTTGCTTTACAGTATTACGCAGGAGAAGAAGGTGGTTATTGGAAAGGAGTTCATTCAGAAAGTGGGATTTGGCTAACTGTTTTCGGGATTCTTATGTGGGATGCCATCTTTGCTGACGTGGCCAATGTCTTTCTCACCAGATTTCAAACATCACCTTTAGATTTGGAAACGGACTATTTTTATGAATCAAGGAAAAACATTATAGAATCTTTACTAGTAAAAATCCAACAAGGAATGGGTGAAGAGATGTTGATAACTTCATGGGAATTACATTTCGGGACAGCCTGTCGTTGCGTTAACTGGAACAGACACTCGTTGACTGAGCTTCGAGCGGTTGTGTCATGCATTGGTGGCGGTTGTCTGGCGTCCATCTGTCGCCACCTGGCGCAGGATTACCGGAGTTGGTCTAGTGGCATGCCGGATTTGTTACTCTGGCGATTCCATTCCGATTATAGCGGTGAGGCTAAGCTTGTTGAAGTTAAAGGGCCGAGAGATCGGGTTTCTGAACAGCAGCGCGCTTGGCTTTTGTTTTTTATGGATTCCGGTTTCAATGCTGAGGTTTGTAGGGTCAATCCTCCGGTTGCCAATAAAGTTTTCGTATGA